The sequence TCATTAAAAGACTGCGTTTATGGGAGATTTAAGAAcatttttacatgaaaataatGTCTAGCTTCATGTGTCAACCCCCATCCATACCTTGTATGACATGCACCATGACACTATCGGGTCTCCCAGCAGATGGCCAACAGGAGTAGTTGCCCGAATCTCGATCTTCTGCTACGGCCACCGTCAAGGTACTTGTCGTGACGTTGGCCACTTTTGTGACCACTTTGACgcggccactctctctctccaccagtcGGTCGTCCTGATACCACAGTACGAGTCCTGCAACAAGAGAAGGATGCACAGCTGTCAACAGATGTTAAATGAATTTTTCTTAAACTCCTGGTGTCTTCCAAGTGTCACTTCTGCATGCATTAGATTAATAAAAGGAAGGCAAGGCCCGTGGGTGACCAAAATCATCTTTCTAAGGCCTAATGCACTTTTGTCATCAACGAAAATCACATCCAGAAATGCATGAGAATTCAAGATGAGAGCAATAGGCGTAGGTATACCATACGAAAACAAATGTGCTACATAGGAATTGGATCAACTTTCCAATTGCCATTTTCTATGTTTCGTTTAGCTCAGCACTCGAGTTTGTCACAAGACATATTTTCAAAGAGGTGAAGGCGGAAGAGAGATGAGTAACCAGAGTACCTGGAGTGAAAGAAATCTTGTCGCTGTGGTCAAATAAAGAGTAAAGGGGAAGAAGACGAGATCAAGTACAGTATATTCGCTTCTTGGTCGAGGCTACAACGGATATGTTTCACATCCAGGAAACATGACCTTTGCCATAAATTGAAAGACTTAAGAGATATGTTTATGGAGAGAATCATGAGCCATGAGGAGGTTTCTGGATGATTACGTCAGTTGAAACACTCACCAGGGATTACCAGCTCTTCTTTAATCACACACTCCAGAGTGACAGTGCTCCCGGACTGAACGTAGAGAGTTTCTTTTCCCTGTATATTCGCTCGCGCCTCTGAAAGTGAAAAGAGCACCTTTGTTAGTCATCTTCTAGTCTCATTAAAACATCTTTTACCTATGCATAAAGTCTCGTATAAAAGAGAATGAAGGTAACATAACAACCTTTGATTTTgtacagattttattttattttttattaatttttttgctattAACTTAACGGGGAACACGCTTCAATTCTTACTTTTTCACTGGATaaagattttattataaaataataatctttatgtAGTGAGGCTCCAAATAAATGAATAGCCTAGATATTAGTACTTGCTCGTCAGATTGCAACAAcacaatatttaatataaatactgtatatagtaTAAAGTACACAAAGATTCTACCTTCATGGATTACTGGTAAAATCTCAATTTATAAAAAACTATTTGGTTAATTTCATGCCTTAATAAATAGACCATAactaaaacatttttcaaatattgattgaaATTAATTTAAGTGGAATTCTCATAATTTCCTTTTAAAACCAGTGTCGGGACATGAGAGGTGCAGCGAACTTCTTCTGCCTGGGTGAAATTACACGCAAAGGACGTTAAAAGCAATTAAAGGCGTCTTGTCAATGGCCCTCAGAAGAGAAATGGCCTCATTGAGTGATAGTGCTCAGAGCAGTTCATTTCCTAACGCAGTCAATTTCCTTGATCGTTATTTCTTATCTGACGCAAGGTGAGATTTAGCAATCTCTGCAGCTTTTTCCAAGATCTTTGCAGATTACGTAACTCGACATAGCAAGTCGTTATCGAAGTGAATTTTTGTAAAGATTGGATTTTGGATTTTTAAGTCCTGTTGCCTCATTTTGAATCTTCGAAAACCAAAGCAGTctactttgttaaaagaaaaaattgtcttCGTCATCTTCTTatctaaaattttatcttttaaatcaAAATAGTAATTTCTTACTTCAcgaaatttttgaaattaaaaatttgtAAGTTAATAATCAGGCTACTTTTCATGTTCAACCCTTCACAGAGGACATAACATAATTGAATCGTATTGTATAAAACACTTCATACGTACATGCGTGCACAAAgacatgcaacacacacacacataatatatatatatatatatatatatatatatatataatatatatatatatatatattatgtgtgtgtgtgtatgtatgtatatatatttatacattatcttATTGGTAGAGGATCttcaatatttttagatttttcctGTTACTgtgtgtttctacctaaacacACCCAAAATCACGAACACATCTAGTAAGCGAATACCTGTCATTTTCTTGTGATATTCGCTTAGATAATGAATTCACGTGCctctactgtgatttttgaagataattggtatatatatatatatatatatatatatatatatgtatatatatatatatatatatatatatatatatatatatatatatatatatatatatatatataaattcgcgTGTGTGGATGTGTAAGTAGAACAGTAAgtgatcaaactaaaaaaaacatcaaagaaaCTGCTATCTTAAGAAGTGACGAAGTTCGTTTAGTGAATAAGAACCAAAGGCAACGATTTCTTACCGATAACTGTCAGATTATACCAGGTAGCAATCCGAGGTTGAGTGTTCACTTGACATGAATACTGGCCAGCATCTCTTGGTTGTGTGTACTTGATAGTCAGCGTCCAAGAATCCCCCACATGAGCCACGCCGACTCGAGAATCGGACGAAAAAGCCACTTGACCTGAACTCAGAACGTGCAGGTCACGGCCCCTTATCCAGGATACCTGTTGAAAGgttgacacaaaaaaaaaaaaaaaaaaaaaaaaagcagaattccCTTAATGAAAGGAACGTGATTCATTAATGGGCGGGAGGTTGGTTAGTGGTTTGAAGTGACAGGTTAAAGGGGTAGGTCAGTTGATACTGAACTAAAGAGAATTGAAGCTTTTTCCACAGTAATAATGGCAGTTAATTCCAAATACTTTAAGCGTCGATAGGGATAAATACGCAATAGATATCTGACGGTTGAATATACTAAAAATTACTAACGATTCAAATGTCTTACATTATTCTTAGTAAGATTAGGCTTTCTGATCTCTCGAAAACTAAATCTATCTATATCGTTTTCAATTTATAATTTAAAGTAATTTGAGCTTTTACTTGACCCAGGAAAACAGCTTGCATAGACGTTCatgaaacaagggaaaaaaccGTCACAATTTTTCCCAAGGATGAATTTTCGAGATGGTTTAGGAAATGAGCCCCAATAAACATGCAGGTTAACAAAAGATTTACAGGCAGCTCTAGACATCCTTAAATGGATAATCAAAAAATCTTTTATCAAGGATGGGATATGATATGTAATATCTAAAAAACCAGTATAGTCGGTATAAAACATACACTTTAACGATTCATAAATGAGTGAATGTTTCGTTATAGTTGTACCTGCTTGTCTCCCAGTTGCTTGACGATGCTAAATGAGTGATTGTTTCATTATAATTGAGCCTGTTTGTCCCCTAGTTGCTTAACAATGCTAAGTGGGTGAGTGTTTCATTATAATTGCACCTGCTTTTCTCCCAGTTGCTTAATGATGCTAAATGTGTGAGTGTTTCATTATAATTATACCGGTTGTCTCCCAGTTGCTTAACAATGCTAAGTGAGAGAGTGGTTCATTATAATTGAACCTGTTTGTCTCCCAATTGATTAAGATGCTAAATAAGTGAATGTTTCATTATAATTATACCAATTGCTTAACGAGGCTGTAATtgaatgagtatttcattataaTTGAACCTGTTTGTCTCCCAGTTGCTTAACGATGCTAAATGAGTGAGTGTTTCATTATAATTATACCAGTTGCTTAACGAGGCTCATtgaatgagtatttcattataaCTGTACCTGTTTGTCTCCCAGTTGCTTAACGATGCAGGTGAGCGTCGCTGCCTGACCAGCCCTTGTGGTGATCTCCGTGACCTGAGGAATAACGAAGTAGGGTCCTTCGGGCGGGTTCATGGCCGCTTCCTCCTCGGTGAAGGATCTTCGTCGGCTTAACACCGACGCTGGGATTTCTAAAGTTGGGGGGCCAACTCCCTGTAAGGTTGACGGCCCCATTTCGGCTTGGAGGAGAACGGAAGATTGCAGGGAATGACCGGAATGGGAGAATGAGGCGTGGGAGGGTCCGGCGAACTGGGATGAGAAGGAATGGTGATGGTGCCCTCGGAGAGAGTAGCTGTTTTGGGCGTCGCTGCCGGATGCTGTTTGGTTGCCTCGTCTCTTGATCGACGATGATCCGCCGACTGAAGAAGAGAGAACAAAGAGCAAATTaacgtaaaaaataagaaaaataacttaaGTATTTTATGCATTCAACATGTTggcaatgtaaatatatgtatatatacatataaataataatatatatatatatatatagtatatatagaatatatatactatattatatatatattatatatcattatatatatattatatataattattttaaatagtatattattatattatataatatatatagatattttatatatatatgataagtgtGCCGTTTAATCAGAGAAGAAAGAGATAATTAACgttactaaattttttttctgatatattttgTGTTCAACATGTTGGCAATGcaatcatatattatttttatatgagttTGTGGGCGCGCGCTACGcatgctggaacccggcgctgctgtctcctctaccctcccgatcccttacctaaaaacctaaaagaaggaaaaggatgtaagttcgacaaaaaatgcaaatatatgcaccctgtagccatgaatcataatcaaataaataaccaaccaagtaataaaatccaaaataagaaagaaacaaataaagagagaaatcaagaatatcaggtaaaagagaaaagcaaaccaccaatgagatatgcagaggtgtcagcaaaaaatttcaaagcatcagctccgaaattctactcaagagataataaatgtatttattatgcaagaggatattgcagaaacggagaaaattgcagattcagacacaaaatgaataattatgatgaaggaagatcaaatattatggaaaagttggattttttaatgtcagaatctttctggaaatgaaaaaaagaacaacataccagaacaggaaagagacatgggaaatccttattactaccattattaaatgaaggagaaaacacgcaaaccatcatagtgatgaatgcgcagggtttagttacgagtaactcaaaaagaaaaatagagtacttagaagaactaacccaaaatgaaaagaaaatagatataatgaatataagtgaaacctggtattcccaagagactgggaatgatgatcaaataaaagggttccaaacttatagatcagatagaaaaaataggaatcaagggggaaccgcaatatatgggaaagacaaaaacaaggaaaaatatatgagaaatatagtactcagaatgtgaactaatagcggtagaatttgaatctgaaaaattgatgaacatagtaatatatagacctcctaatactaaagagtttgacttaataattgaaaaattggatgatatatgtagaaatcacaaggactggactattctcctatctggtgacttcaactttcctttcgtagaatggaaagaacgaataggagattgtggttgtacttatacatataaaaaagagagtaatagtagtgcagaagataagaggcaatttgaaaagctattagatatgctactagaatacaacattcaacaataaatcacctgccaacaagaaaggaaaatactttagacctagtatttgtgaacgagatgaattatattaaagaaataatagtttataatgcgagtatttcagaccataatgtcatagaattaacagttcattccaagcaagtgaaaatagagataagcaagaaatgaaaaagtgggaaggatatggaaaatacaacttctacagtaaaaatataaaatggtcagaaaattaatgaagaattaaacaaagattgggataacattttcgtaagtgatgacataagggtaaatacggagatattatatatattggagaaaatagtggaaaaatatataccgaagaagaaaagtaaacatcattcatgcataccaagagacagaaggatcttgttccagaaaatcagaaagtggaaaaaaggtcttgcaaaagaaaaaaaatgcatggaaagttatgagaactaaaaagtaagatagaaaatgcagaacaaaagattatacaatcaaaagaaatgaaaaacgggacttggaagaaaaaaccctattaaatatcaagcaaaaccccaaactattatactcatatgcgaagaagatgaataaagaagaatagaaataggccctctgagaattgaagggagattaacgaatgaaaaaaaaggaaatttgcaacatactggcagaacgatataagagagaattcacccctagaatagataatgaagataatgatatagaagtaagggaagaaaatagtgaatatttagctgacatagaaattaatgaagctgatattgtgcaggcaattaatgaaattaaaaatggagctgctgcagggccggcggatggagtccctgctattttgttaaagaaagtagttcattctatcgcaaagccacttgcaatattattaagacaaagtgtagatacaggcaagatttatgatgagcacaaattagcatatatcacccctactttcaaaagtggatcagactagaggcaagtaattataggcctgggagtctaacatcacatattatgaaagtgtatgaaagggtaatgaagaaaaatattatgaaacattaataaaaaataatttgtttaatataggggacaacacggtttcgtacccggaaaagtacacaaacccaactgttagtccaccgtgagaacatattcaaaaatatgaaaagcggaaatgaaacagatgtggtttatctagactttgcaaaagcttttgacaaagtagaccataatatattagcaaagaaaattagaaaacacaatatcgtagataaagtaggaagatggttaaaagaatttttacacaacagaaaacagatagttattgcaaacgatgagaaatcggatgaaaccaaggtaatatccggtgtgccacaaggtacggtgctagctgcaatattgtttgttattatgattgaagacatagacagtaatgttaaggattcggtagtgagtagtttcgctgatgacacaagaataagtagagaaattacttgagatgaagataggaacgctctacaaagagaccttaacaaagtatatgattgggcagaggtaaataggatggtatttaactctgataaatttgaatcaataaattatggagacagagaaggaaagctatatgcatataggggacctaacagtgagacaatcacaaataaggaagcagttaaagaccttggtgtgatgatgaataggaacatgttatgcaatgatcaaatagcaattctgttggcaaaatgtaaagcaaaatgggaatgttgttacggcacttcaaaacaagaaaaagctgaacacatgattatgctttataaaacatatgttcgtagtccactttttGAATATTtgccaatatgatatggtacccacactatcaaaaggatattgcccaaatagagagtgtacaaaggtcctttacagctagaatagaagaagttaaggacctagactactgggaaagactacaatccttaaaattatatagtgctacgaaagggaaagaagaagaacgctacatgataattcaggcatggaaacagatagaaggaataacagaaaatatcatggaactaaaatatcagaagagcaaagcagaggtagattaatagtgcccaaaactataccaggaaaaataaggaaagcacacaggacattaatccactacgcaccagcatcgataatgcagcgtctattcaatgcgttgccagctcatctgaggaatatatcaggagtgagcgtagatgtgtttaa is a genomic window of Macrobrachium nipponense isolate FS-2020 chromosome 31, ASM1510439v2, whole genome shotgun sequence containing:
- the LOC135206840 gene encoding muscle M-line assembly protein unc-89-like, with protein sequence MGHGGADFSGANIKACNGIFGGSSSIKRRGNQTASGSDAQNSYSLRGHHHHSFSSQFAGPSHASFSHSGHSLQSSVLLQAEMGPSTLQGVGPPTLEIPASVLSRRRSFTEEEAAMNPPEGPYFVIPQVTEITTRAGQAATLTCIVKQLGDKQVSWIRGRDLHVLSSGQVAFSSDSRVGVAHVGDSWTLTIKYTQPRDAGQYSCQVNTQPRIATWYNLTVIEARANIQGKETLYVQSGSTVTLECVIKEELVIPGLVLWYQDDRLVERESGRVKVVTKVANVTTSTLTVAVAEDRDSGNYSCWPSAGRPDSVMVHVIQGDPPAAMQHGNSASGFSNFLLIPTNIISLLFLFT